CGGCTCCGCCCTGGAAGCAACCCCCTGATGACGATGAGACTCGCTGGCGGTTCGAGTACCGCCGCCTCCTGATGTCGATTCAGTCGGCGGCTTGGATCGGGGTCTGCCTTCTCGTGGTGATCGCCTTTCTTCAGTGCGGAACTCGAGTGCTGGTCAGGTAGCGCCCTGCGGGTGCGCCCCTTCTTCTGGCCCAGCCCGCCTCTGCCGCAATCTGCCTCGGAGACCACATTGGTTGAACGCAATCCCCCGCTCACGCCGAAGCGAGCGAAACTGCTCATCCTGAAGTCCCTCGTAGAAGACCGGGGCCTCCACTCGCACAAGTCGAGCGTCCTGGGGCGGATGTTCTCGGGAGGTCAGGGCACGATCGCCGCCCACATCGGCGATCTCTCTCGCGAGGAGTTTGGACTGGCCAACCGTTGCTGGGTAGAGATGCTTGCGGAGGGCCTGATCGAACCATCCGGCCACGATGCGATGGACCCGGACAACTGGTGCTGGCCGACGGAAGCTGGCCGAGCAGCGCTTGCCCGCGGCCTCGCCGATGATCTGGACGATGCCTTGGCCAGTCTTGGTGCGGACCTCCCTGGCTTGAGGGAGCGAGCACAGGAATTGCGGTGGGCTTCACACCCCGATCCGAGGGAGATCGCTGGCTGTCTCGTCGAACTCGTCGATCAGTCGCTACGCGCCGGGGCTCCGGAGCAACCTGATCGGCGTCGCAAGGCCAGAGCCATCGCCGAGGCCCGAGGCGCGGCGACGGAGGACCTGGACGACATCGCAGCCAGCTTGGTACAGACTCAAAAAAGGCTTCAGGGAGAAAAGCACCGGCCTGTAGCGAGCATCCCCGGAAGGACAAAGGCGGAGCTCTTGGCCGCGGCGGAAGGAGTACTGCGGGACATCCTCCTTCCGTGAGCCTGTGCTGCGAGATGCATCGGCGTCGGCGCAGACGCCTCTTCGCAAGGAAGACGGTTCCTTGCAGTGAGCGCGTAGTCAACCTTGCCCGGGAGTCTCATCCGCCGCCTTCGACTCAACGGGCCAGCGGAAATCCCCGGCAGTGTTCCCCGGCGCCCGCACATTCAGCTCTGGCTTGGAACGATGCCTAGAATCGCAGAAATCGTCGAACAGGAATCGCAGCGGAACTCTTGATCGGTGTAAACCTGTCGCGCTCGTTGGCCATCGCATGGGTTGTCTTCTAGGCAGTGAGGGCAGATCAGAGCGGGGCCGCCTACGTCAACCCTCCCTCTCAGTCGCGCAGAAATCCGATCTCCGAGAGCGCAGGTTTCGTGCCATCAACTGGGAATTCTGAGGCTACTGCCGTATTACGAGTAGCTGCTCGTCATCCACAAGAAGGAACGTGCCTTCCGACGTCTCACAGATCTTTGCCCAGTACGGATACAGGTGCAGGAACTCCCAGTCATAGGTCGCGACCTCCCACAACTCGACATCCGCACCGTCCCGCACGACCACATTCTCGCCGTGGTTGCCAAGAAAAGGCCTCGGGCCGACAAACTGCACTTCGCGGCAAGAAGAACGCCGGTGAACTCGAGGTACGGTCGGAAAAGAAAGTGCGGGCACTAGCTGCAGATCGAAGCTCAACTTGCCCGGAGGGGTCTTTACCTGGCAAGCGTTGACTCGCTTGGTCTGAGTGGTGCCGCTATGGCCCCTTGGCGGGTACACGGTGACCTGGTAGAAGGCTTGGTCATAAGCCCAACCGCCTGGTGCGACCGCGACGCCAACCCAACGCTTGCTGCATTGAAGTTGGATGTGAACAGGGGTTCGACCCAAGTCAACGCCATTGACGTCGACCTGGCCGCCGGAGGGGGAGCTTTGGACCAGAAACGGAACCATGGTCGACGTAGCGCAAGCAGAAGCCCAGGTCGCGAACAGAGCGGCGGCCGCAACCCGAAACGCTCTCTGGCTTCTTCCGGCCGAGTGAGATGACAACAGATACACGGAGAAATAATAGTCGCTGAGGTATCAGGCGTACTGCCAGCAGATGAAGTTTATCGTGAGGACCGCAGGTAGTGAGTGGGGCTCCCGATGGCTGCCACAATCATCTCTGGGCCGCGGGGTTTTCCGCCGTTGGCGATGGTCTTGGTCGCACACTCGACACAAGAACGCGACACGCAATCACCGACACCCCAAGCCCCCCCCCGGTTGGATCCGCGGATGATCACTCCACCCCGCGGTCACAGCAATCGGCGACGAAACCTATCGAAGGTCAGGCGATGGCCTCCTCGCCACGCAGTCCTCGAGACGAAGAGCGCCGACGCTTCAGTTGCTCCAACCCAACCAGTCCGCAAGCAGCGAGAAAGGTGAGCGAGGGCTCGGGGACGGAGACGGACTCAACGGAAACGGCCATCAACGTATCGAGGTCCGGAATCGAGGCGAGCCAACTCCGCCCACGCGGATCGGCCATACTGGACGACTTTCCTAGAACCGACCGAGAAGATTGTCAGTCCGAAGAACGGAAAGAAGGTTTCGGTGGCAACAGCCCGCGGCAATGGCTGAGAACCTTCAATTTGACTGGTGCGCCTCCGAGAGCGTTGCTATGTGGGCAGCATTTGACTTGCTGCTACTGCGCCGTGCCTGGTGAACCCGGCAAAGCCTATGCGCCTTGGCTCGGCGCCACAGCGGCGCGTGATCCGCGAAACCCACGGCCCGTGCGGCCTTCCGCGCCGACACGCCCTCCAAGTAGAGCAGAAGCCCCAGTCGGTTCCGCTCCCCGAGGCGCGTGGAGGCCATGATGCGCAGGGCGGCCTCGCGGGCTTGGCGGTCGATGGAGTCCGCGGGAGGACACCAGGCACCGCTGATGCCGTCATCGCGAGCGTCGTGTTCCGTGCCAACGGAGCTGGCGACGGGCGGCGATTCGGCAGTAGGCATCGATCCCCCTCCAACCCAT
The sequence above is drawn from the bacterium genome and encodes:
- a CDS encoding PEGA domain-containing protein, yielding MVPFLVQSSPSGGQVDVNGVDLGRTPVHIQLQCSKRWVGVAVAPGGWAYDQAFYQVTVYPPRGHSGTTQTKRVNACQVKTPPGKLSFDLQLVPALSFPTVPRVHRRSSCREVQFVGPRPFLGNHGENVVVRDGADVELWEVATYDWEFLHLYPYWAKICETSEGTFLLVDDEQLLVIRQ